The following proteins are encoded in a genomic region of Rubrobacter xylanophilus DSM 9941:
- a CDS encoding TerC family protein, which produces MGGGRRCTGFVREGCLLHWDIISKLGGLLFVNLILSGDNAVVIAMASRRLKGSLRRKAIVWGAAGAVGLRMVFAAAVTFLLSIPFLRALGGALLCWISWGLVQEEDGDEEGKVPGGGAAEGSGRGVWDAVKIIVLADAVMSLDNVIALVGIAGGNLWLLGVGLLISIPLVIWGSTLLSALLERLPILVYAGAALLVYVAVEMLFEDEALRGVLAPLADVEWAVGLLAAALFTAAAWAWARVRRRGGEA; this is translated from the coding sequence ATGGGCGGCGGGCGCCGCTGCACAGGATTCGTCAGGGAGGGTTGTTTGTTGCACTGGGACATCATCTCCAAGCTCGGGGGGCTGCTCTTCGTGAACCTCATCCTCTCGGGGGACAACGCGGTGGTCATAGCGATGGCCAGCCGCCGCCTCAAGGGCTCGCTGCGCCGCAAGGCCATCGTGTGGGGGGCGGCGGGCGCGGTGGGGCTGAGGATGGTCTTCGCCGCCGCCGTGACCTTCCTGCTCTCCATCCCCTTTCTGCGGGCGCTGGGAGGGGCGCTTCTGTGTTGGATCTCGTGGGGGCTCGTCCAGGAGGAGGACGGGGACGAGGAGGGCAAGGTCCCGGGCGGGGGCGCGGCCGAAGGCTCCGGAAGGGGGGTGTGGGACGCGGTGAAGATCATCGTGCTGGCCGACGCCGTGATGTCCCTCGACAACGTGATAGCGCTCGTGGGGATCGCGGGCGGCAACCTGTGGCTCCTGGGGGTGGGGCTCCTGATCAGCATCCCGCTCGTGATCTGGGGCAGCACCCTGCTGAGCGCGCTGCTGGAGCGGCTGCCGATCCTGGTGTACGCGGGGGCGGCCCTGCTGGTCTACGTCGCGGTGGAGATGCTCTTCGAGGACGAGGCCCTGCGGGGCGTTCTCGCCCCCCTCGCGGACGTGGAGTGGGCCGTGGGGCTCCTCGCCGCCGCGCTCTTCACGGCCGCGGCCTGGGCGTGGGCGCGGGTCCGGAGGAGGGGCGGGGAGGCCTAG
- a CDS encoding helix-turn-helix transcriptional regulator — protein MQLYLVDGARLRELRERAGLSQEELSEIVGYSRTWVAELERQSRTYVLEILVQKLVAALGVGISDLSAYPEPPAPPAEPEDLVVSPGSLRALRERAGLSQEELERRAGLAPGSVARAEGAGEGDEIRASVETLWRLARALETSPTHLVARGRSPL, from the coding sequence GTGCAGCTGTATCTGGTGGACGGGGCGCGGCTGCGGGAGCTGCGCGAGCGGGCGGGGCTCTCGCAGGAGGAGCTCTCCGAGATCGTGGGCTACAGCCGGACGTGGGTGGCCGAGCTGGAGCGCCAGAGCAGGACGTACGTCCTGGAGATCCTGGTGCAGAAACTGGTCGCGGCCCTGGGGGTGGGGATCTCCGACCTCTCGGCCTACCCCGAGCCCCCGGCCCCGCCGGCGGAGCCGGAGGACCTCGTGGTCTCCCCGGGGAGCCTGCGCGCGCTGCGCGAGCGGGCGGGGCTCTCGCAGGAGGAGCTCGAGCGGAGGGCCGGGCTCGCGCCGGGCTCGGTCGCGCGGGCGGAGGGGGCCGGGGAGGGAGACGAGATCCGGGCCTCCGTGGAGACCCTCTGGCGGCTGGCCCGGGCGCTGGAGACCTCCCCCACCCACCTCGTGGCGAGGGGACGGAGCCCTCTCTAG
- a CDS encoding helix-turn-helix domain-containing protein, with protein MAKVDGALLRAARERVFMSREELAEALALNIGVVVGLEASERTEVRENLVEELTQILFVSRAELTSHPDPPEPVRVDLRPEDLPYEV; from the coding sequence GTGGCCAAGGTAGACGGGGCGCTCTTGAGGGCTGCCAGGGAGCGGGTGTTCATGTCCCGGGAGGAGCTGGCGGAGGCGCTCGCCCTGAACATCGGGGTGGTCGTGGGGCTCGAGGCCTCCGAGCGCACCGAGGTTCGGGAGAACCTGGTGGAGGAGCTCACCCAGATCCTCTTCGTCTCCCGGGCCGAGCTGACCAGCCATCCCGACCCTCCGGAGCCGGTGCGGGTGGACCTGCGCCCGGAGGATCTCCCCTACGAGGTGTAG